ATGGAGGAAGTTCTGTTGTCCAATGTTTGAGACCAACTGATGGATTTGTGATCTCAGAGTTGAGTGGAACAGGTACGGATGACTGTGATGATAATGATCCATTAGAATATCCAGGTCAAACGTGGTATATCGATGCTGATAGCGACAATTATGGAGGAAGTTCTGTAGTCCAATGTTTGAGACCAACTGACGGATTTGTGATCTCAGAGTTGAGTGGAACAGGTACGGATGATTGCGATGATACAGACGCCTTAGTTTTTCCAAACTCCACATTCATAAAGTCTTACGCCAATGGAAATTGGGATGATCCTCATGTCTGGCTATGCGGAAGTCCAGGATTTACTATTGATTCTATCCTGATTACTCACAACGTTTTACTCAACGTTACTTCCGTAAATCTAACCGCAAATATTGAGATAGTTAATGGAATGCTTAGTGTTCTTAATAATAATTCGCTCAATGTAGGCAATCCAATGCAATCTAGTCAAATCATATTAAAAGATAGCTCAACAATCAATGTAAATGTGAATGGATTGCTCAATATTGTAGGGAAATTGGTAAACAATTCGGGTTCAATAATCAATAATGAAGGAGAAATTAGAGTTAAAAAATAAACCCTTGTAAATCAATGACTTACAAGGGTTTAGGTGTTGTTTAGTGATCTGGCTGGGACTACTTTAGTTTCATCACTATGCTCCATATATATCATTATTGCACTGTTATACAGTTATTTATACATTTATAAAGTGCAGTTTGATGCAAAGAAAAGTACAACTTTACATAAATTGTTTACCCCAATGTTTACCCCATATCAAATAATGTTTGTATATTTGTGTATCAAATTCTTAACATTATGGCATCTGTGCAAACAGTCTTTCGTAAAGACAAACTCAACGCTAAGGGCGAAGCTCCTATCCACTTTCGTATCATCAAAAATAGAAAGGTATCCTATGTTACATCTGGTATCATGATGCCTGAATCACAGTGGGATTTCAACAAGAATAAAGTCAAGACTACACACAAAAACAGCGCAAGACTTAATTCATTTATATCTTCCAAATATACCGAATTGCAGGACCAGGTGTTGGAATTTGAAACCATCAATAAAGGGTTGTCCACAAAAGAACTAAAAGACAAAATACATGGTAAAGCACCTGCGGAATTCTATGAAGTGACAGAAGAATTGTTATTGATTTATTTACGAGACGAAAAAATTGGTACCCATGATGCCGATAAAGCAATGTTGAGTAAGATCAAAGATTTTCATAAAGGTAAAACATTGTACTTTGCAGAGATCACACCTGCCTTTCTTTCTAAGCTAGACACTTATTTGAGAGTAGAACTTGGGAATAAAACCAATACGATCCACAATACCCTGAAACTGATTAGAAAGGTGTTTAATTATGCCATTAGACAAGATTATATTGAGCCGGGTATCAATCCATTCATAAAGTACCAAATCAAAACTGAAAAGACGACAAAAACATATTTGTCCGAAGATGAATTACTTGCTATTGTGCAGTTACCTTTGACACCGGAAACAAGGATGGAATTGCATAGGGATATGTTTGTTTTTGCAGCCAATACAGGGGGGTTGAGAGTTTCAGATACGCTTTTGCTCAAATGGAATAATTTTGATGGATCACACATTAATTTCAATATTAAGAAAACTAGCACACAGTCAGCGATAAAACTTCCTACGGTGGCACTTGACATCATTGAGAAATATAAGAAACAAGGTAAGAGTGCCAAATATATCTTCCCGATGTTATCTGATGATTTGAATGAGAAGGACGCTAGGGAATTGGACAATGCAATTAGTTCAGCATCTGCGTACATCAATAAGAACCTAAAGTTCATCGCTCAGAAGGCAGGTATTGAGAAACCTTTGAGTTTTCACATAAGCCGCCATACATGGGCTACACGAGCACTTAGGAAAGGTATCAGTATAGACAAGGTATCCAAGTTGATGGGACATGCACAGATCAGAGAGACACAAATCTATGCTAAGATAGTGAGTGAAGAACTCGACAAAGCAATGGATGTATTCAATGATTAATTTTATCCAAAATCAAATTATTTTTTAAATGCAAAACCTTAAACTAACAAATTTAGAAGTCACGATGATAGCCGATTTTAAATTAACGCCTGGATCAGAGATGTCAATACATCGAGACCTTTTTCTTTTCTCGTATTATGTAGGTGGACTCCGATTATCTGACATTTTATCTCTGAAGTGGGATAATTTTGATGGGACAAATATTCATTATTATTCAAGCAAGTCAAATAGCCCTTCAATAATTTCATTATCAGAAGAAGCATTGACCATTATAAGTAAATATAGTCACTACGGTAAGAAGGACAAATATATCTTCCCAGTTCTAGCTGGTTGGGTTAATAATCTCGACAACGAAAATATAAATAAGGTAATCCCATTTGTAACAAAATTGATCAACACAAATTTGAATACAATTGCAAGAATAGCAGGAATAGAAAAGAATCTTAGTTACCATGTAAGCCGA
The genomic region above belongs to Saprospiraceae bacterium and contains:
- a CDS encoding tyrosine-type recombinase/integrase, translating into MQNLKLTNLEVTMIADFKLTPGSEMSIHRDLFLFSYYVGGLRLSDILSLKWDNFDGTNIHYYSSKSNSPSIISLSEEALTIISKYSHYGKKDKYIFPVLAGWVNNLDNENINKVIPFVTKLINTNLNTIARIAGIEKNLSYHVSRRVLRSKAMDAFND
- a CDS encoding site-specific integrase, which gives rise to MASVQTVFRKDKLNAKGEAPIHFRIIKNRKVSYVTSGIMMPESQWDFNKNKVKTTHKNSARLNSFISSKYTELQDQVLEFETINKGLSTKELKDKIHGKAPAEFYEVTEELLLIYLRDEKIGTHDADKAMLSKIKDFHKGKTLYFAEITPAFLSKLDTYLRVELGNKTNTIHNTLKLIRKVFNYAIRQDYIEPGINPFIKYQIKTEKTTKTYLSEDELLAIVQLPLTPETRMELHRDMFVFAANTGGLRVSDTLLLKWNNFDGSHINFNIKKTSTQSAIKLPTVALDIIEKYKKQGKSAKYIFPMLSDDLNEKDARELDNAISSASAYINKNLKFIAQKAGIEKPLSFHISRHTWATRALRKGISIDKVSKLMGHAQIRETQIYAKIVSEELDKAMDVFND